The genomic interval GCACCCCATATAGACCAAATCTTTCTCCGTAATACCTATCTCCTCGTAGGCCTCTCGGCAGGCGGTATCCCAGGGAGTTCTGTCGCCGATATCCACCGATCCCCCTGGGAAAGCTACCTGACCACCGTGAATTTTCATCGATTCAGGACGGAGGATAAGGGCTATTCTAGGTCCTTGAGGCATATCGAACAACGACACGAGGACAGCCCCCCATCTGTAGGGAGTTTTATCGTCGAAGAAGTCACACCACTCCACGTAGGGACTAACCTCCAACGTTGACCGTTCCTTCATAGACAAACCCCTTGCCGCTGTCAACGGTTACCACCGAACCGGTCTTCATAATTCCAGTACAGCCAACGGCGTTTACTATACACGGAAGACCTAACTCCAGTGAGAATATAGCCGATGGAGAGGTCAGCCCTCCCTCCTCGGTTATGAGGGCCCCCGCCCTCTTTAGGGCAGGAAGATAATCTCTGTCGGTAGAGGGGGTAACCAGTATGGCTCCATCGGGCATGGACATAGCTTCCTCCGGGCCAGTGGCACAGAAGACCTTCCCCGCGATTATCTTTGGGATAACCCCTAGCCCTCTGACAACCATACGGCCTATGGTGTGAACCCGCACCATGTTGGTGGTTCCAGGCAAATCCAGAGGCATTCCGGCGGTTATGACTACCATATCCCCTTCGGATAGGAGACCTTTTTTCATAGCTTCACCGACCGCACCCTCTATAGCCTGATCCTCCGACCCCTCGTTGCCTTTGAAGATAGGGATCACGCCCCAACTGAGGGAGAGTTCCTTTTGGGTCTTCTCCGATGGAGTGGTGGCTATAACAGGGCATTCAGGTCGATATTTACTGACCATCCTGGCGGTTATACCGCTCCTGGTAAGGGAAAGTATGGCCTTTGCCTCGGTTTTAGCGGCGATCTCCACAGCGGCCATACTCACCGCATCGGGGACGCTCTTAGGAACCGATGGGACGACGAAAGGTCTCTGCCACCTTTTGAGCTGTTCCTCCGCTTTTGCGATAATGCGGCTCATGGTCTCCACCGACTCGATAGGGTATTTGCCCGCTGCGGTCTCACCGGAGAGCATGAGGACGTCGGCACCGTCCAAAACGGCGTTGGCGACGTCGCTGGCCTCCGCCCTGGTCGGTCTGGGGTTGCGTATCATAGAGTCGAGCATCTGGGTAGCGACTATAACCGGTTTCCCCTGGGATCGGCATATATCGATAATACGCTTTTGAACCAGAGGGACCTCCTCGGTGGCAATTTCGACCCCAAGATCACCTCTGGCTATCATCATTCCGTCCACTACCTCGGCTATTTCGTGTATATTTTCGACTCCCTGGCGGGTCTCAATTTTGGCTATAATCTTGATCCCTCCACCGGCGTCCTCTATGACCTTTCTCACGGCGAGAACATCGTTTCTGTCCCTTACGAAAGACACCGCCACAAAGTCCACGTCGTTCTTGACGCCCCACAGGATATCCTCCCGATCCTTATCGGACATAGCGGAAAAGGAGAAATTAGCCCCAGGCACGTTGATTCCCTTCCTGTTGCCCAGAGTCCCTCCAACCACTATTTTACAGACAACTCTGTCCTCCTCTATGGCGTCTATCTTCAGGTGAATCGTGCCGTCGTCGATATATATATCCTGTCCTAGCTTTACCTCTTTGCCTAAAAGAGGATAGGTCACCCATACCTCAGAGCTATTCCCTGGGGTTTCGTCGGACAGCCGGAGGGAGAAAGTCTCTCCCTGAATCATCTCGACCGATCCGCCTTCAACCAGGCCAGTTCGTATCTCCGGCCCCTTGGTATCCAGCATCACCGGCACCGGGTCACCGTAAACATTCGATAACCCTCTGACCATGTTCAAAGTCTGAAGATGTCCCTCGTGGGTTCCATGGCTGAAATTAAGCCTGGCTACGGTCATACCGGCACCTATCATGGCCCCTAATACATCTCGATCGGAACTAGCAGGCCCTAGGGTACATATTATCTTTACCTTCCTGCGATTCATCTGGCACCAACCCTTTCTGCTAAGTTTCAACACCTTAGAGACACCATATCGGAAAGCAACCCCTCCAGGCCAACCTTGAGCGCCTTTCCCGGCCTTACCTTGACGTCCTCCAGAGCTACCAACGCCCTTTCGTGATCTCCTTCAAGTTTGAGAAGGACGGAGCTGTTCCCAGGGTGCCCCTTGAGCACCCTCATGAAATCACGGAAAACCCCTTCACGGAAGGCCTCTTCCCTGAGGGATATCTCCACGTATCGGTGCTTTTTTTCGAGATCTCCGTCGAGAGGGGCTATATCGTTGGCCAGTATGTTGACCCCGCCTCTGTCCTGTACCGCGCCTCTGATGATATAGGGCTTGCCCGATAGGAGAGACGGCTTTACGTCAAGCCAGGGCTTTCCCTCTCTGGGCTTAGGAAAACAGACCACCTCTATCTCTCCGTCACAGTCCTCGAACCTCAAAATCCCCATAGGGTCACCTCGCTTGGTGTACTTCTCCGAAACTCCCACCAGAAGACCGGCAAAACAGGGCAAAACTCTATCGCTCCTCCAGTGCTCGAGATCGGAAATAGTGCAGTTGACGTAGGGAGACGCCTGGGATTGATAGCGCTCAAAGGGATGACCTGAGATATACATCCCGATAGATTCTTTCTCCATCTCCAGTTTCTCCTGAAGATCGTAGTCGTCAACCTCCACCATCTCCGGCACTCCGACCTCCCCCTCCCCAAAGAGAGAGCATTGATCTCCGTCACAGTTTTTCTTTAAGGCGTAGTCCATCATGGAGGGGAAGGATTCCATCAGCTGTTTTCTGTTAGAACTGATCGAGTCAAAGGCACCTGATTTTATGAGGTTTTCCATTACACCTTTGTTTATGCAGTGAATGTCCACCCTGTCGAGAAAATCCCAGAGGCTGGAGAAGAAGCCGCCTTCCTCTCTGGCCCGGACTATCGCCTCTACTGCATTTCCTCCTACCTTTCCTACAGCCCCAAGACCGAACCTTATGACCGGACCTGCGGCGGTGAAAGCAGATCGAGATTCGTTTATATCCGGCGGTAGCACCGGGATCCCAGCTTTTCTGACCTCCCGCACATAAGCCGCCATAACGTCTTTTTTAGCGCCTATCTGGCTGGTGAGATAGGCAGCCATAAACTCTCGATCGAAGTGGGCCTTGAGGTAGGCGGTCTGGTAGCTTATAAGGGCGTAGGCCGCACTGTGAGATTTGTTAAAACCGTAACCGGCGAACTTCTGTATGATGTCAAATATCTCATCGGCCTTAGAACGATCCACTCCCTGAGAGGCAGCACCTTCCAGAAAAATGGCCCTCTGCTCGTTCATTACCTCGACCTTTTTCTTGCCCATCGCCCTTCGGAGAAGGTCGGCCCCTCCAAGGGTATAGCCCGCTAAGGAGGAGGCACACTTCATGACCTGTTCCTGATAGAGGATTACACCGTAGGTCTCCCTAAGGACGTCTTCCAGTACAGGGTGAAAGTAATGAGCGGTGGATCTGCCGTGTTTGCATTCGACGTACTGGTCGACCATACCGCTCTCAAGGGGACCAGGGCGGTACAGGGCGAGAACGGCGATAAGGTCCTCGAAACAGTCGGGAAGCATCTTCTTTAGAAGTCGCCTCATACCGGGAGATTCCAACTGGAAAACCCCTAAAGTATCGCCGTTTTGGAGCATTTTATAGGTGGCCTCGTCGTCCATAGGAAGATCGTTTATATCCGGCACAGGTTTACCGTTTGCCTTGATGTTCTCCAGAGCCTCCTCCAGTATAGACAGAGTCTGAAGGCCTAAGAAATCCATCTTTACCAGACCGAGCCTCTCAACAGGATCCATGGAAAACTGGGTAACCACCTGATTTTCCCCTATCTTTCTCACCGGAACAAGGTCGGTCAGAGGCATAGGGGTTATTACCACCCCTGCGGCGTGTTGGGAGCAATGCCGGGCCAAGCCCTCTATCTTGGAGGCACTTTCAAGGAGGGTTCTCATTTTGTGATCGCTGTCCCTGATACCCTTAAGTTCCGGGGTTAAGGAAATTGCGTCCTCTATGGATTTTACCCCGTCAGGAACCAGTTTGGCGACCTTATCTACCTCCGCATAAGCTATTCCCATGGCTCTTCCGACGTCTTTTATGGCGGCCTTAGTCTTCATCCTTCCAAAGGTGATTATCTGAGATACGTTCTCAACTCCGTATTTTTCGACCACGTATTTGAGAAGCTCCTCTCGGCCTTTATCGGAGACGTCGGTGTCGATATCGGGCATGGTTACCCTTTCGGGGTTCAAAAATCTCTCAAAAATAAGACCGTACTTGATAGGGTCCAACTCGGTTATCTTCATAGCGTAGGCGACCAAAGAACCTGCGGCGGAGCCTCGTCCCGGTCCTATAGGGATACCTCTATCCTTACAGGCCTGAATGACGTCGGCTATAATCAGAAAATACCCCGGGAAACCCATCTGATTTATGACCGAAATCTCGTACTCAAGCCTCTTAACGTAATCCTCCGGGATAGGCTCTCCTTTAAGCCTCTCCTCTAGCCCTGCGAAGGCCGCCTTCTCCAGAGCGGTCTCGAGGGTCTCTCCCTCTGGAATGTCGAACTTTGGAAGGTGGTAGTCTCTGGTCCCTAGTTCAAAGGTTACATCGCATCTTTCCGCTATTTTCAGGGTATTCTCAAGAGCGTCGGGAGCGTCGTCTCCGAAGAACTCCCACATTTCCCTGGCGGAACGAAAATAAAAATCGTTGGTCTCGAAGGATAACCTCTTAGGGTCGTCCATAGTGGAGTTTGTACCGATACAGAGCAGTATCTCGTGCCAGTCGTAGTCTTCCTCGTCCATGTAGTGGGCATCGTTGGTAGCTACAAGAGGGAACCCCTCTTCCCTGGCTATCTCTATAAGGGTCTTGTTTACTATGGCCTGTTGAGGTATCGAGTTGTTCTGTATCTCCAGAAAAAAATTGTCCTTCCCGAAAATATCTCGGTACATAACCGCCCTTTCAAGGGCTTTTTTTCTGTCTCCCTGGAGGATAAGCTGGGGGATCTCCCCACCTAGACAGGCGGAACAGGCTATAATTCCCTCGCTGTATTTCGCTAAAAGGGCGTGATCCACCCTGGGCTTGTAGTAAAAACCGTCGGTATTAGCTATGGAGACGAGCTTAACTAGATTGTGATATCCCCTATTCGTCTCGGCTATAAGCAGGAGGTGGCTCATAGTGTTTTCCCTGCTTCTGTCGCTAATTCCTCCGGTAGCCACGTAAAGCTCGCACCCTATTATAGGCTTGACTCCTGCGTCTTTGCAGGCTTGATAGAATTCGACCACTCCATACATGACCCCGTGGTCCGATATACCGACCGCCGGCATCCCCCATTTTGCCGCCCTCTGAGCGACCTCCTTGCACCTAATTGCCCCGTCTAGCAGGCTATACTCGGTGTGGAGATGAAGGTGTACAAAATTTTTATCGCTACTCAACTTCTACATCATCCTCCCTATCGGCTTCCTCGTCCTTTCGGAAATACAGCACCTCTCCAGAGACCTGGGATCTGACCATCTTCAGGGCCCTCAGCACCCCTCTTTCCTCCTGAATAGGACCTTCTTCCTCCGAGCCCTCCTCATGAGGAGCTCCGTCACTATTTTGATCGTCAACGGTGGAGACGGGAAGATCGGGGGAGTTTATGGATGACAGAGAGGGAAAGTTCCTAACCCGATCCCTCCATACCAGGGACAGAGCCCCCTCCCAGCCCTCATCGGCCAAAGCGGACTGTAGCATATAGGCGGTTCTATCCCCCGATAGCATCTCGAAACTGTAGGGCCTATCGTCGGGGACATTAACCGTATATATGGAGTTCTCCCTGCTTATGGAACAAAAGGCCAAGGCCGATACTATGTGAGGGATGTCCCCAAAGTGAGAAAATAAAGGCGGAGTTTTCGAGGGATCCCATTCAGGATCGGCAACAGGAACGGAGACAGGAAGGACCTCAGGTTTGGTATGTACATCCTTTTTATCGTCGACCTTCGGTACTTCCGCCGTTGGAACCTTCCGCTGAGGGGATGACGGGATCATAGCGGAGACCATCATACCGGAAAACACGTCTTTTCTAAGCCCCCGTCTGCACTGAGGTATAAGAGATCCACACAGGTCCATCATATTCCGAAAAAAGCCCTCGTCCCATCGGGAAACGGTCTCTTTTATAAAATCCTTCTCCCAAGGGGAGGGATTAAGGGCACCGAGACCTTTATCGCCCCACCGGGAGACTATCCACAGATCTCTGAATATGCGATAGAGGCCCGACAGGACCCTCTCCACCGACGCCCCCCTAAGAAACATATCGTCTAAGGCCACAAGAGACTCGGAGCCCATCTCTGGAGAAAAGCCTTTCACCCAGCGACATAGCTCTCCGTGACTTCCCCCTCCGGTAAGTTTCTCTACCGAAGCGAGAGAAAGCTCTCCTTTCGAAAGGGCCATCGCCTGCTCCAGAAGAGAGAGACCGTCTCTGAGCCCACCGTCGGCCTGTCTTGCGATCTCCCAGACCGCTTCATCCTGACAGTCGAGGCCCTCGGAGGTAGCGACAAGCCTTATCCTCTCGACCATATCCTCCATGGCGATAGAGTGAAAAGGGATGTGTTGACACCTAGATCTTATGGTAACAGGGACCTTAAAGGGTTCGGTAGTGGCGAGTATGAACAGAACCGATTCTGGAGGCTCCTCCAGGGTTTTGAGAAGGGCGTTAAAGGCACCGATGGACAGCATATGGACTTCGTCCACTATATATACCTTCCAGGGGCAGGAGAAGGAGGCTAACCCTACGTGGCTCTTTAAATCTCTGATCTCGTCCACACGGTTGTTGGATGCACCGTCTATCTCCACGACGTCCAGGCAGTTGCCTTCGGTTATGCTCACACAGGATTTACATACATTGCATGGCTCCCCGTCCTCCGAGGGATTCTCGCAGTTTACCGCCTTTGCGAATATCCTGGCAACGGTGGTTTTCCCACATCCTCGGGGACCGGAAAAAAGATAGGCGTGTCCTACGTTTCCCTTTTTAACGGCCTGACTTATGACCGACACCGCTCTATCCTGTCCCGTAACGTCCCCGAAGGACTGAGGTCTATATCTACGATAAAGGGAAAGATACATTTTACCGATCCTTTCTAGCGTCACAGAGACATGAGGCTTAGTTGAGATACTCTGCGACGGGGTTTTTTCTCTTCGCCTCCGTCAAGGCCTGCACTATATTATCCCTCAAAACCATCAGAGATAGTCCATTGGGGAGAGGTTCCTGTGCCACCTTACGGCCCGAAAGCACCAGGGTTTCCGCCCCCCCTACCTGTACTACCTGAAGATCGTGAGGAGAGGTCTCCAATTCAAGATGTCGCTCTAGCGCCTCGGAAATCCCGTAAAACAGCTCCGAAGACTCAGGATCGGAGGAGGTCCATATTATATTCCCGTCCAGACTCAGATAAACCCTTCCGTTGTCCTCCTCCACCGACGGTATAAGCGACTTAAGGGCCTTTTTCCTGCTCAGAGGCCAGCGGTTGTCCTTTATGACCTGCCTTATAAACTCTATCCTCTCCTGTATTCTGGGGTGACTCATAAAGATTCCTGGATCGGTATAAGGTCTTTTCATCTGATCCTCCGCAAGGCCCTCCATAACCGTCAAATAGGCCGCCGGGGGATATCCCGCCTTCCAGACCATGCTAACCCCTAGGAGGTCCGCCTCTCTCTCCAGATCTCTGCTGTATCCGTTGGTTATGGCGATCTGGGCTATTCCCGCCATCATCGCCGCTGCCGCCTGTCCCTGGGAGGCTATTATAATGGCTAAACTGGCGAGAGAGAGCTTCTTCGACCTCTCCGCCTGGATCATAACGTGGTTTTTATCGGCGTGGGCAAGCTCGTGGCCTAAAATAGCCGCCAGCTCTCCGTCGCTCCTGACGAAGTTCAAAAGCCCGGTGGTGACGTATATTCTCCCTCCAGGGATACAGAAAGCGTTTATCATCTCCAGATCCACTATCTTGACCTCATAGGGGAGAGGCCGGGAGACGTAGGGCAGCAGACGGTTAAAGACCATCTCCACCCTGGCCACCTTCACAGGATCGGAGACAATAGGCCAGTTTGACTCTATCTGAGAGGCCACCTTATTTCCTAGGGCAATCTCCCTGGATAGCTCGTCCCCCCAGGAGGGAGAACAAAAAATCACAAATAACAAAAAAATGGCTGAAACAGCCATTTTTTTGAATCTCATAATAATCATAGACCTTCACCCTCCTGAACCAAAGCCGAGGAGGACTAGATACTGCCCATATAGCCTCTGACCGCCTTTTTGCCGTCCGCTACGCGGGACATTCTCTTTCGCAGTTCCGAGACCTTGGCTCCCATATTGCTTTGGGCCAGTTCCTCCGACTTCAAGGTGGAGCTAACGATATCCTGAAGAAGTCTGACCTTTTCCTTTAGGTCTTCGTACCCCTCATCCCCTACCACAGACGCCAGAGCCCTCCAGAAAACCGGCTCCTCTCTACCCTGAGAGACACCTAGGTCTCTCGATACGTCGGCCCACTTTTCCATGAGCATTTCCTGTCGGGATATTATCGATTGCTTATTCTGGAGTATCTCCAGCAGCAGATCCATATCGTCGGAATCAATGGCCTTGATCTCCAGATCTACCTGGGCTTCGAGCTCTCGATAAAGCTCGAGTTCCGATGAAAGAAGCTCAGAGACCTTTAGCCTGACCTTATCCCGCAAAGCTCACCCCTCCCCCTGCGCCGACGGGCTCGGGGTCCGATTCAGCTAGGGCTTCCTTTCGGAGTTTTTCACCTGCCTCTTTCCAGGTGTCTCTCAGCTCTTCCAGCATAGATCTAACCATAGCTATCTTTTCCGGTTTTTTCTCCACGTTAGCCTCTACCAGGCTTCTGTGCATAAAATCGTACAGGCCTTTAAGGTTCTCGACTACTTCGCCGCCTACCTCGGGGTTGAGGGAGACCGACAGCTCTCTAACGGCATTTTGGGCCTTGATCAGTGAAACATGGGTCTCCTCCAGGTCGGACTTACCTAGAGAGTTCTCCGCAGTGAGACAAAACCTTATGGCTATATCGTAGGTTATTAAGAGAAGCTGCTCCCTTGAAGCGGTTCTTATCCTCGTCATCTGATAGGCAAGCTGTGCGTCCTGATTTTTCTGTTCCATGAACATCCCCACCTTTCGTCCTTTGTTTCGGACGATTCTAGCTTATTTTTTAGCGAATTTTTTCTAAGTCTACCTTGTCCATATAGTGCAGTACGTCCTCTCTGCTTCCGACCCCTTTTTCCAGATGGGCGGCGTCCTCCATAGCACAGGCCATGCTGAACCTTATAGCTTCCTCTACGTCCATACCTTCCTCGTTAGCCACCACGAGACCGGCCACCAATGCGTCTCCCGCACTGAACATGGAGACCACGTCCCTGCGATCGGCCATAGTGGCCAGATATATACCCTCCGGTGTAAAAAACAGATCTCCGTATATGTGGTAGGAGGATACAGCCCATCCTGCACCGTGGTCGTGGATGTCGATCACCGCCTCTATAAGGCTATCCAGGGAAAAAAGGGACTTCCCCGCCAGCTTTGACATAAAGCGGTGATCCACCTTAGCGAAAGATGGACCAGCGTCTATAGCCGCCATAAAAGCAGGCCCTGCGGCGTCGACGAAGGTGGTTATACCTAAAACCTT from Dethiosulfovibrio salsuginis carries:
- the pyk gene encoding pyruvate kinase gives rise to the protein MNRRKVKIICTLGPASSDRDVLGAMIGAGMTVARLNFSHGTHEGHLQTLNMVRGLSNVYGDPVPVMLDTKGPEIRTGLVEGGSVEMIQGETFSLRLSDETPGNSSEVWVTYPLLGKEVKLGQDIYIDDGTIHLKIDAIEEDRVVCKIVVGGTLGNRKGINVPGANFSFSAMSDKDREDILWGVKNDVDFVAVSFVRDRNDVLAVRKVIEDAGGGIKIIAKIETRQGVENIHEIAEVVDGMMIARGDLGVEIATEEVPLVQKRIIDICRSQGKPVIVATQMLDSMIRNPRPTRAEASDVANAVLDGADVLMLSGETAAGKYPIESVETMSRIIAKAEEQLKRWQRPFVVPSVPKSVPDAVSMAAVEIAAKTEAKAILSLTRSGITARMVSKYRPECPVIATTPSEKTQKELSLSWGVIPIFKGNEGSEDQAIEGAVGEAMKKGLLSEGDMVVITAGMPLDLPGTTNMVRVHTIGRMVVRGLGVIPKIIAGKVFCATGPEEAMSMPDGAILVTPSTDRDYLPALKRAGALITEEGGLTSPSAIFSLELGLPCIVNAVGCTGIMKTGSVVTVDSGKGFVYEGTVNVGG
- the dnaE gene encoding DNA polymerase III subunit alpha, with the translated sequence MSSDKNFVHLHLHTEYSLLDGAIRCKEVAQRAAKWGMPAVGISDHGVMYGVVEFYQACKDAGVKPIIGCELYVATGGISDRSRENTMSHLLLIAETNRGYHNLVKLVSIANTDGFYYKPRVDHALLAKYSEGIIACSACLGGEIPQLILQGDRKKALERAVMYRDIFGKDNFFLEIQNNSIPQQAIVNKTLIEIAREEGFPLVATNDAHYMDEEDYDWHEILLCIGTNSTMDDPKRLSFETNDFYFRSAREMWEFFGDDAPDALENTLKIAERCDVTFELGTRDYHLPKFDIPEGETLETALEKAAFAGLEERLKGEPIPEDYVKRLEYEISVINQMGFPGYFLIIADVIQACKDRGIPIGPGRGSAAGSLVAYAMKITELDPIKYGLIFERFLNPERVTMPDIDTDVSDKGREELLKYVVEKYGVENVSQIITFGRMKTKAAIKDVGRAMGIAYAEVDKVAKLVPDGVKSIEDAISLTPELKGIRDSDHKMRTLLESASKIEGLARHCSQHAAGVVITPMPLTDLVPVRKIGENQVVTQFSMDPVERLGLVKMDFLGLQTLSILEEALENIKANGKPVPDINDLPMDDEATYKMLQNGDTLGVFQLESPGMRRLLKKMLPDCFEDLIAVLALYRPGPLESGMVDQYVECKHGRSTAHYFHPVLEDVLRETYGVILYQEQVMKCASSLAGYTLGGADLLRRAMGKKKVEVMNEQRAIFLEGAASQGVDRSKADEIFDIIQKFAGYGFNKSHSAAYALISYQTAYLKAHFDREFMAAYLTSQIGAKKDVMAAYVREVRKAGIPVLPPDINESRSAFTAAGPVIRFGLGAVGKVGGNAVEAIVRAREEGGFFSSLWDFLDRVDIHCINKGVMENLIKSGAFDSISSNRKQLMESFPSMMDYALKKNCDGDQCSLFGEGEVGVPEMVEVDDYDLQEKLEMEKESIGMYISGHPFERYQSQASPYVNCTISDLEHWRSDRVLPCFAGLLVGVSEKYTKRGDPMGILRFEDCDGEIEVVCFPKPREGKPWLDVKPSLLSGKPYIIRGAVQDRGGVNILANDIAPLDGDLEKKHRYVEISLREEAFREGVFRDFMRVLKGHPGNSSVLLKLEGDHERALVALEDVKVRPGKALKVGLEGLLSDMVSLRC
- the dnaX gene encoding DNA polymerase III subunit gamma/tau produces the protein MYLSLYRRYRPQSFGDVTGQDRAVSVISQAVKKGNVGHAYLFSGPRGCGKTTVARIFAKAVNCENPSEDGEPCNVCKSCVSITEGNCLDVVEIDGASNNRVDEIRDLKSHVGLASFSCPWKVYIVDEVHMLSIGAFNALLKTLEEPPESVLFILATTEPFKVPVTIRSRCQHIPFHSIAMEDMVERIRLVATSEGLDCQDEAVWEIARQADGGLRDGLSLLEQAMALSKGELSLASVEKLTGGGSHGELCRWVKGFSPEMGSESLVALDDMFLRGASVERVLSGLYRIFRDLWIVSRWGDKGLGALNPSPWEKDFIKETVSRWDEGFFRNMMDLCGSLIPQCRRGLRKDVFSGMMVSAMIPSSPQRKVPTAEVPKVDDKKDVHTKPEVLPVSVPVADPEWDPSKTPPLFSHFGDIPHIVSALAFCSISRENSIYTVNVPDDRPYSFEMLSGDRTAYMLQSALADEGWEGALSLVWRDRVRNFPSLSSINSPDLPVSTVDDQNSDGAPHEEGSEEEGPIQEERGVLRALKMVRSQVSGEVLYFRKDEEADREDDVEVE
- a CDS encoding M48 family metalloprotease, which encodes MIIMRFKKMAVSAIFLLFVIFCSPSWGDELSREIALGNKVASQIESNWPIVSDPVKVARVEMVFNRLLPYVSRPLPYEVKIVDLEMINAFCIPGGRIYVTTGLLNFVRSDGELAAILGHELAHADKNHVMIQAERSKKLSLASLAIIIASQGQAAAAMMAGIAQIAITNGYSRDLEREADLLGVSMVWKAGYPPAAYLTVMEGLAEDQMKRPYTDPGIFMSHPRIQERIEFIRQVIKDNRWPLSRKKALKSLIPSVEEDNGRVYLSLDGNIIWTSSDPESSELFYGISEALERHLELETSPHDLQVVQVGGAETLVLSGRKVAQEPLPNGLSLMVLRDNIVQALTEAKRKNPVAEYLN
- the flgN gene encoding flagellar export chaperone FlgN; the protein is MRDKVRLKVSELLSSELELYRELEAQVDLEIKAIDSDDMDLLLEILQNKQSIISRQEMLMEKWADVSRDLGVSQGREEPVFWRALASVVGDEGYEDLKEKVRLLQDIVSSTLKSEELAQSNMGAKVSELRKRMSRVADGKKAVRGYMGSI
- the fliS gene encoding flagellar export chaperone FliS — its product is MEQKNQDAQLAYQMTRIRTASREQLLLITYDIAIRFCLTAENSLGKSDLEETHVSLIKAQNAVRELSVSLNPEVGGEVVENLKGLYDFMHRSLVEANVEKKPEKIAMVRSMLEELRDTWKEAGEKLRKEALAESDPEPVGAGGGVSFAG
- a CDS encoding 1-phosphofructokinase family hexose kinase — its product is MIVTVTLNPAVDEGYVVEDFSPGGWFRAGSSQKSPGGKGINVSLLLDQLGHESAAMGFLAGFSGDYIRDALRRRRITTNFVHVPGDTRSNVYVLDRLGKVETGISETGPFIPPDALSRFMANYRRMLSRASTVVFGGSIPPGVPQDIYRDLISMAKVLGITTFVDAAGPAFMAAIDAGPSFAKVDHRFMSKLAGKSLFSLDSLIEAVIDIHDHGAGWAVSSYHIYGDLFFTPEGIYLATMADRRDVVSMFSAGDALVAGLVVANEEGMDVEEAIRFSMACAMEDAAHLEKGVGSREDVLHYMDKVDLEKIR